One window from the genome of Yamadazyma tenuis chromosome 7, complete sequence encodes:
- the vps35 gene encoding retromer complex subunit Vps35 (COG:U; BUSCO:EOG09260T28; EggNog:ENOG503NVAF) has product MNKNDSKSILQGCLSNINHQSHLMKQCLNDSNLLQALKHCSNFLNELRINQLSPKQYYELYIAVFDSLDYLCNHLLASYKAKHKKNTETPFLTDLYELVQYSGNIVPRLYMLIAVGTTFISTNNAPTEAIMKDMIEMCRGVQNPIRGLFLRYYLSQRIKDLLPIGTKHEFDETVTFLINNFIEMNKLWVRLQHQGHSSERELRYQERKELKILVGSNLVRLSQIIDDFTDDEYSPESYYKDHVFPIIIEQVIQCKDHLAQTYLIDVIIQIFPDNFHFITLNMLLNNLFLNLNPTLNKSELISTLIERFINYHQQQQDEENGEENEKEEEMFTSLRLFDEFWGFYEKLTTMNVPLEEHSSILQSFIRLSLVFERDNYENLNKIYKFVTENFSSEEIDEKIWLNLLITPIQNFDSISSLLKLSFFNEFYNRISNQLYQKQISLEILNKLLDQDEIVCDVKEIDIIFKFLLILIKESNELNVSKQMGIVKTVKIENGEKLVTNEFLINQSNICKVLGKINKNSIDLFEKISNITYVRKKFLNKNLASIVYTYPTVIQLILDILKTIGLINLTKSGKFTNKLINQFKNLSIIIDELYEHHQVFNSQLVLNLYLNCTMVADQLNLPTITFEFFNKCFIVYEETLMVGQGQGSVHGRGINPQDSMNHNSIQYQSILLILNKLNFTRNLPREDYQSLITKLTLYGSKLLKKQDQCRSIYNCGHLFWWTETLETNQTIELFKDDKRVLECLQKSLRVADSCIDPYLSLKLFIEILNKCLVFNIHGNTLVNDNYINGLIELIYNNIENLNNDYDLKDTEDQEYRLFKSLEEYFSRTLQYIEMQKEEERLEDIVTKLTV; this is encoded by the coding sequence ATGAATAAGAATGACTCCAAATCAATCTTGCAAGGTTGTCTAAGTAACATCAACCATCAATCACACTTAATGAAGCAATGTCTCAACGATAGTAACCTTCTACAGGCATTGAAACACtgttccaacttcttgaatgaGTTGAGAATTAACCAGTTGTCCCCCAAACAGTATTATGAACTATACATTGCCGTATTTGATTCCTTGGACTACTTGTGTAACCACTTGTTGGCTTCCTACAAGGCGAAGCATAAGAAGAACACTGAAACCCCGTTCTTGACGGATTTGTACGAATTGGTCCAATATAGTGGGAATATTGTTCCTCGTTTGTACATGTTGATTGCAGTGGGAACAACTTTTATTTCCACCAATAATGCTCCCACAGAGGCTATCATGAAGGACATGATCGAAATGTGTCGTGGGGTGCAAAATCCAATCAGAGGGTTGTTTTTAAGGTATTACTTGAGTCAAAGAATCAAAGATCTTTTACCCATTGGAACCAAGCATGAATTCGATGAAACGGTAAcgtttttgatcaacaacttcattGAAATGAACAAGTTGTGGGTGAGATTACAGCACCAAGGCCACTCTTCTGAGAGGGAATTGAGATATCAAGAACgaaaagaattgaagatcTTAGTCGGATCCAATTTGGTTAGATTGTCTCAAAtaattgatgatttcacTGATGATGAGTACTCCCCGGAGTCGTATTACAAAGACCACGTCTTCCCTATAATAATAGAGCAGGTTATTCAGTGTAAAGACCATTTAGCCCAGACATATTTAATTGATGTGATAATCCAAATTTTCCCTGACAACTTCCACTTTATTACCTTGAATATGCTCCTTAATAACTTATTCCTTAACTTGAATCCcactttgaacaagtctGAATTAATCAGCACTTTGATTGAGAGATTCATAAactatcaccaacaacaacaagatgaagaaaatggcgaagaaaatgaaaaggaagaggaaatgTTCACGAGCTTGAGATTGTTTGACGAATTTTGGGGCTTCTACGAAAAGCTTACCACTATGAATGTTCCTTTAGAAGAGCACTCGTCGATTTTGCAGAGTTTCATTCGGCTATCGTTGGTATTTGAAAGAGACAATTATGAAAATTTGAATAAGATTTATAAGTTTGTTACTGAGAACTTCAGCTCCGAAGAAATCGATGAAAAGATCTGGTTGAATTTGCTTATTACTCCGATTCAGAACTTCGATTCCATTTCCagtttattgaagttgtctTTTTTCAATGAGTTCTATAACAGGATCTCAAATCAGTTGTACCAAAAGCAAATCTctcttgaaatcttgaataaaTTACTTGACCAGGATGAGATTGTGTGTGATGTGAAAGAAATCGATATTATCTTTAAGTTTCTATTAATTTTGATAAAGGAGTCCAATGAGCTTAATGTTCTGAAACAAATGGGAATCGTGAAGACGGTaaaaattgaaaatggaGAAAAATTGGTCACTAATGAGTTCTTAATTAACCAATCGAATATTTGCAAGGTCTTAGGTAAGATAAACAAGAACTCCATAgacttgtttgaaaaaatcaGCAACATAACATACGTTAGaaagaagttcttgaataaGAACCTTGCAAGTATTGTCTACACTTATCCAACAGTGATACAATTAATACTCGATATATTAAAGACCATTGGACTAATCAATTTGACAAAAAGCGGTAAGTTTACCAAtaagttgatcaaccaaTTTAAGAACTTGTCTATTATCATCGATGAACTATAcgaacatcaccaagtgTTCAATTCTCAATTGGTGCTAAACTTATATTTAAACTGTACCATGGTCGCTGACCAACTTAATTTGCCCACCATCACATtcgaattcttcaacaagtgtTTCATCGTTTATGAGGAAACTTTAATGGTAGGTCAAGGGCAGGGTTCTGTGCATGGCCGTGGTATTAACCCCCAAGATTCTATGAACCACAACTCTATCCAGTATCAATCCATTTTGTTAATCTTGaataagttgaacttcaccAGAAACTTGCCTCGTGAGGATTATCAATCgttgatcaccaaattgacATTATATGGTTCCAAACTCCTCAAAAAGCAAGATCAATGCCGATCCATTTACAATTGCGGGCATCTATTCTGGTGGACCGAGACTTTGGAAACCAATCAGACCATTGAATTATTCAAGGATGATAAGAGAGTCTTGGAGTGTCTTCAAAAGTCCTTGAGGGTGGCGGACTCATGTATCGATCCGTACTTGTCGCTTAAGCTTTTTATtgagatcttgaacaaatgTTTGGTGTTCAATATCCATGGCAATACCTTGGTGAACGATAATTACATAAATGGTTTAATTGAGTTGATCTACAACAATATTGAGAACCTCAACAATGACTACGACTTGAAGGATACTGAAGACCAAGAATACCGATTATTCAaatctttggaagaatatTTTTCCCGTACCTTGCAATACATTGAAATGCAAAAGGAGGAAGAGAGGCTCGAAGATATCGTCACCAAATTAACAGTATGA
- a CDS encoding uncharacterized protein (COG:S; EggNog:ENOG503NUK6), with protein sequence MGKHRELTLLHCIQYGNSRLPDNTLIVETPNLKLSFPNNDLKSTYGSKKCGYKSGKIPINPFKHKARTMRVLSFLGIFGLLVLNVFSLNPHHFAGSLGNLADKGILPNNYHALSFFKASGVNSATTSNSSYVEKFEVTYPDVVNPSYGKSLQHELLFNHTFGNSYGSPFVTTYTPPSGIEFNRVVLTLDTYVSGVQYDRLAHLFVSGVEVWRTSTIEPGGKPSHSNFVKDVSDYAILFQDEATLSFSLGNIVNDKYTGSFELNMYIDYYYDETVGSQFGPVPDINDITDLILTNTLPSKIVSLGSTSESSPQISLPDTQFIAQLPELNTNTSKLRLSIFTSGNSQEEFWYTNILDAYVSGFAAEGVEFYGHGPIRHVEVYFDGQIVAAVAPDPVIFTGGISPSLWSPVVSNDAFDLKPINIELTVLLPKIQANPDGKLEIKIDNGVDHKSVGSNWITTANLHVWENSHVESSTGSSSQALTNRYCTQIVINSTSLHQTLVCEDDVKLHSSLSFTLADSSVVSGPVELEFKTSTTNIQIISSDGLDQSVVHTGNTKMTVGVGSSYENIEFTYPLVLDTLTTTNGSDVTFTVNITDVNVYSEKGFGGSQLEHTSGQNGTSVFVVSSSGNHGTGTTETKYRYKNSQGGIDYKRRVIAQNGAIVLDEN encoded by the coding sequence ATGGGAAAGCACAGAGAGCTAACTTTACTCCATTGTATTCAGTATGGTAACCTGAGACTTCCTGATAACACGCTAATTGTCGAGACGCCAAACCTTAAATTGTCTTTTCCAAACAATGATTTGAAACTGACGTACGGCTCCAAGAAATGTGGTTATAAGTCTGGCAAAATCCCTATCAATCCATTTAAACATAAGGCCCGCACTATGAGAGTCCTTTCATTTCTAGGTATCTTCGGCCTCTTAGTCTTGAATGTCTTCCTGTTGAACCCCCACCACTTTGCAGGTTCTCTTGGAAATCTTGCTGATAAGGGAATTTTACCCAATAATTACCATGCATTGAGCTTTTTCAAAGCCTCGGGAGTAAATTCTGCTACTACCAGTAACAGTTCATATGTTGAGAAGTTTGAGGTCACTTATCCAGATGTCGTCAACCCAAGTTACGGGAAATCTTTGCAACACGAACTATTGTTCAATCACACATTTGGAAACTCATATGGCTCTCCTTTTGTGACCACTTATACACCTCCTTCGGGCATTGAGTTCAACAGAGTTGTGTTGACATTGGATACGTATGTGTCGGGAGTACAATATGATCGGTTAGCCCATTTATTTGTGAGTGGTGTGGAAGTGTGGAGAACATCGACTATTGAGCCAGGAGGAAAACCATCCCACTCCAACTTCGTCAAAGATGTTAGTGACTACGCTATTCTATTCCAGGACGAGGCCACGCTCCTGTTTAGCTTGGGAAACATTGTCAACGACAAGTACACAGGGTCATTTGAACTAAACATGTACATTGACTATTACTATGATGAGACGGTGGGTTCGCAGTTTGGGCCAGTCCCAGACATTAATGACATTACTGACTTGATCCTCACAAACACTTTGCCCTCGAAGATAGTTAGTTTGGGATCAACAAGTGAGTCACTGCCCCAGATCCTGTTACCAGACACCCAATTCATTGCACAATTACCGGAATTGAACACGAACACTTCCAAGTTGCGGTTGTCGATTTTCACTTCAGGGAACTCTCAGGAAGAGTTCTGGTATACTAACATTCTCGATGCTTATGTATCTGGTTTTGCAGCTGAAGGGGTGGAGTTTTATGGACATGGCCCTATTCGCCATGTTGAGGTTTATTTTGATGGTCAGATAGTTGCAGCCGTTGCACCTGATCCAGTCATCTTCACTGGGGGTATTTCACCATCGTTGTGGTCTCCTGTGGTTTCCAACGATGCCTTTGACTTGAAGCCCATCAACATTGAGTTGACAGTCTTGTTACCCAAAATCCAGGCTAATCCGGACGGAAAATTAGAAATCAAAATTGATAATGGTGTGGACCATAAGCTGGTAGGTTCCAACTGGATCACAACTGCCAACCTTCATGTGTGGGAAAATAGTCATGTGGAGTCTAGTACTGGATCATCTTCGCAGGCTTTAACTAATAGGTACTGTACCCAAATTGTCATCAATTCGACTTCTTTACACCAAACATTAGTGTGTGAGGACGATGTGAAGCTTCACAGCAGTCTTTCATTCACTCTTGCGGACTCACTGGTTGTGTCTGGGCCTGTGGAATTAGAGTTCAAAACTAGCACTACCAACATTCAGATAATCTCCTCTGATGGACTCGATCAGAGTGTTGTCCATACCGGAAACACCAAAATGACCGTCGGGGTTGGAAGTCTGTACGAAAACATAGAGTTCACTTATCCATTAGTTCTTGACACATTGACAACAACTAATGGGTCTGATGTCACTTTTACCGTTAACATTACCGATGTGAATGTGTATTCCGAGAAAGGATTTGGAGGACTGCAGTTAGAACACACCTCGGGGCAAAATGGTACGtctgtgtttgtggtttctTCCAGCGGTAATCATGGAACTGGCACAACCGAAACCAAGTATCGTTATAAAAATCTGCAAGGTGGAATTGACTATAAGAGGAGAGTAATTGCCCAAAATGGAGCTATTGTCCTCGATGAGAACTGA
- a CDS encoding uncharacterized protein (EggNog:ENOG503NYTN; COG:F,P) — protein MEPVKSKNSVVEVGPNISKSKTTEFYDLEKNAVIEADQQSNEYATSGDDNPKRGSWAWFISKVPYRKVLVHVFLGMFFTAWWLSIVIQKKHRHQWLIPTILWGCIMVRLITLYWRVLHQLLHIVSYPWNYCTDLIYKVLPKRTHRLLVGGSITIAVMLVGSFVPTETPYSKREDRAVSFFGVIVALVGLWATSRNRSKINWNTVIGGTLMQFIVALFVLRTKAGYDIFNFISLLARLLLGFAKDGVAFLTDSDTSELGWFFFSVIPAVVFFVAFVHIWFYFGVIQWAIGKFAYFFFWSLKVSGAEAIATAASPFIGQGESAILVKDFLPYLTKAELHQVMCSGFATISGSVLVGYIGLGLNAQAMVSSCVMSIPCSLAVSKLRYPEEEEPLTAGKIVFPKKEEGEDSPKNVLHAYSIGASLGLRIGGTLMVQCMCVIALVALINGLLTWFGNFWNIHELTLELMLSYILYPVGFLLGTPRNEILAVSKLIGTKTIQNEFVAYSMLINDAPYNKLSDRGTLIATYALCGFSNLGSVGINIGVLSALCPTRVKDITGTIASAFFAGAIATLISAAIAGMVIHDLGGFISRS, from the coding sequence ATGGAACCTGTAAAATCTAAGAACTCTGTTGTGGAGGTTGGGCCCAATATTTCTAAAAGTAAAACTACTGAGTTTTACGACTTGGAGAAAAATGCAGTAATAGAGGCAGACCAGCAGTCTAACGAATACGCAACTTCGGGTGACGACAACCCAAAACGAGGCAGCTGGGCGTGGTTTATATCCAAGGTCCCCTACCGAAAAGTGTTAGTGCATGTATTTCTTGGAATGTTTTTCACCGCCTGGTGGTTGTCGATTGTCATTCAGAAAAAGCACAGGCACCAATGGTTGATTCCAACTATTTTATGGGGGTGCATTATGGTTCGGTTGATCACCTTGTACTGGAGAGTTCTTCACCAGTTGTTACACATTGTATCGTATCCTTGGAACTATTGTACCGATTTAATCTACAAGGTGCTTCCTAAAAGAACCCATAGATTGTTGGTAGGAGGAAGCATCACTATTGCAGTGATGTTGGTGGGTTCGTTTGTACCTACTGAAACCCCATACTCCAAGAGAGAGGACAGAGCTGTGTCTTTCTTTGGGGTTATTGTTGCTCTTGTGGGCTTGTGGGCTACTTCAAGAAACAGGTCCAAAATCAATTGGAATACTGTCATTGGAGGAACCTTGATGCAGTTCATTGTTGCATTGTTCGTGTTGAGAACTAAGGCTGGGTATgatattttcaacttcatctcGTTGTTGGCCAGATTATTGTTGGGATTCGCTAAGGATGGTGTTGCGTTCTTGACCGATTCTGACACCTCTGAATTAGGCTGGTTTTTCTTCTCGGTGATTCCAGCGGTGGTGTTCTTTGTGGCATTTGTGCATATTTGGTTCTACTTTGGTGTGATTCAATGGGCCATCGGCAAATTCGCTTactttttcttctggtCTTTAAAAGTGTCCGGTGCCGAGGCTATAGCGACGGCTGCTTCTCCTTTTATTGGTCAGGGTGAATCGGCTATCTTGGTCAAGGACTTTTTGCCATACTTGACTAAGGCCGAGTTGCACCAGGTTATGTGTTCaggttttgcaaccatttctGGGTCGGTTTTAGTTGGTTATATtggtttgggtttgaatGCCCAGGCCATGGTGTCTTCTTGTGTAATGTCCATTCCTTGTTCCTTGGCTGTATCTAAATTGAGATACCcggaagaagaagagcctTTGACGGCGGGAAAGATTGTCTTCCCCAAAAAAGAGGAAGGTGAAGATTCACCCAAGAACGTATTACACGCATACAGTATAGGAGCTAGTTTGGGATTGAGAATTGGTGGAACTTTAATGGTCCAATGTATGTGTGTCATCGCATTAGTTGCATTAATCAATGGATTATTGACCTGGTTTGGTAACTTCTGGAACATTCACGAATTGaccttggagttgatgttATCGTACATTTTGTATCCGGTGGGTTTCCTCTTGGGAACTCCAAGAAACGAGATATTGGCAGTATCCAAATTAATTGGCACTAAAACCATTCAAAATGAGTTTGTGGCCTACAGCATGTTGATCAACGACGCTCCTTACAATAAGTTGTCCGACAGAGGAACTTTGATTGCCACGTATGCTCTTTGTGGATTCTCCAACCTTGGTTCCGTTGGTATTAACATCGGGGTCTTGAGTGCTTTGTGTCCTACTCGGGTTAAGGATATTACAGGTACAATTGCGTCTGCTTTCTTCGCAGGTGCCATTGCCACCTTGATTTCGGCCGCTATTGCTGGTATGGTCATCCATGACTTGGGAGGATTCATCTCTCGAAGTTAG